CGTGTATTATAACAACTAGCTCTTCTTATTCTTGTTCTTGTTCTTCAGCTCAGCCGTGGTCGTATTGTTACTGACGGATTACATTGCGTTTTATTTCTTGCCGGTTGAGTGCACAACCAGCTTTAGCTGTAAGATGATGGTTGAGAGACTAGATTGACCGGGACTTGAAATGTTATGAAGCAATAGTTATACGAACGGTACTGGGTATAATGGTGTGTTAATTAGTCTCGATTGGCACTCAAGCGATTCGAGGTGCAACGGAGCCATCGAAATATTTATCTGCTGGGGTGAATAATAATGTCGGAtgctgaattattttaattaatatccgcgatttttaattatttatcatcagTTATTACACGCTAACCAATAGATACGGTCATtgaacttattaaattattaattttaattataattattaaatatgctaattatttttataaattattttagttttggGAAATCATCAGCGATGAGCACGGAATCGACCCAACTGGAGCCTACCACGGAGACTCAGATCTTCAATTGGAGCGTATCAATGTCTACTACAATGAAGCATCCGGTGGAAAATACGTACCACGCGCCATCCTCGTCGACTTGGAGCCTGGTACCATGGACTCTGTTCGTTCTGGACCATTCGGACAGATCTTCCGACCCGACAACTTTGTCTTTGGACAGTCTGGAGCCGGTAACAACTGGGCCAAGGGTCACTACACCGAGGGCGCTGAGCTCGTAGACTCAGTTCTCGATGTCGTACGCAAGGAAGCCGAAAGCTGCGACTGCCTTCAAGGTTTCCAGCTGACTCACTCCCTTGGTGGTGGTACTGGATCCGGTATGGGTACTCTCCTGATCTCCAAGATCCGTGAGGAATACCCCGACAGAATCATGAACACTTACTCTGTCGTACCATCGCCAAAAGTATCTGACACCGTTGTCGAGCCCTACAACGCAACTCTCTCAGTCCACCAGTTGGTCGAGAACACCGACGAGACCTACTGTATTGACAACGAAGCCCTCTATGACATCTGTTTCCgtacattaaaattatctacaccAACTTACGGTGACTTGAACCATCTTGTATCACTTACCATGTCTGGTGTTACAACTTGTCTCAGGTTCCCAGGTCAATTGAATGCCGATTTACGTAAACTTGCCGTCAACATGGTACCATTCCCACGTCTCCACTTCTTCATGCCTGGTTTTGCACCACTTACATCACGTGGTAGCCAACAGTACAGAGCTCTCTCAGTACCAGAGCTTACACAACAAATGTTTGACGCCAAGAACATGATGGCTGCTTGCGATCCACGACACGGCAGATACTTGACCGTTGCCGCAATCTTCCGTGGACGTATGTCGATGAAGGAAGTTGACGAACAAATGCTTAACATTCAAAATAAGAACAGTTCATACTTCGTTGAATGGATTCCAAACAACGTTAAGACTGCGGTCTGTGACATTCCACCACGTGGATTAAAAATGTCAGCAACATTTATTGGTAACTCAACAGCCATCCAGGAATTGTTCAAACGTATCAGCGAACAATTTACCGCTATGTTCAGAAGAAAGGCTTTCCTTCATTGGTACACTGGTGAGGGTATGGATGAAATGGAATTCACTGAGGCTGAATCAAACATGAATGACTTGGTTTCTGAGTACCAACAGTACCAGGAGGCTACCGCTGACGAGGATGCTGAATTCGACGAGGAACAAGAAGGCGAAGTcgacgaaaattaaatttaaattttacctcGTCCTTTTTTTT
The sequence above is drawn from the Microplitis demolitor isolate Queensland-Clemson2020A chromosome 3, iyMicDemo2.1a, whole genome shotgun sequence genome and encodes:
- the LOC103572292 gene encoding tubulin beta-1 chain — its product is MREIVHIQAGQCGNQIGAKFWEIISDEHGIDPTGAYHGDSDLQLERINVYYNEASGGKYVPRAILVDLEPGTMDSVRSGPFGQIFRPDNFVFGQSGAGNNWAKGHYTEGAELVDSVLDVVRKEAESCDCLQGFQLTHSLGGGTGSGMGTLLISKIREEYPDRIMNTYSVVPSPKVSDTVVEPYNATLSVHQLVENTDETYCIDNEALYDICFRTLKLSTPTYGDLNHLVSLTMSGVTTCLRFPGQLNADLRKLAVNMVPFPRLHFFMPGFAPLTSRGSQQYRALSVPELTQQMFDAKNMMAACDPRHGRYLTVAAIFRGRMSMKEVDEQMLNIQNKNSSYFVEWIPNNVKTAVCDIPPRGLKMSATFIGNSTAIQELFKRISEQFTAMFRRKAFLHWYTGEGMDEMEFTEAESNMNDLVSEYQQYQEATADEDAEFDEEQEGEVDEN